A window of Staphylococcus sp. 17KM0847 contains these coding sequences:
- a CDS encoding ACT domain-containing protein, whose amino-acid sequence MKHKFYLIREDVLPHVVEKVLDVKAALKEDPSLTVQEAVIQHDCSRSAFYKYRDTIFPLEDVKKDLEAFTIILFVNDKVGILAHILEKLSALKLSVLTIHQSVPIDQKASITLSLNASQAALNAYEIINELRQMDYVYNVDIIGMNM is encoded by the coding sequence ATGAAACATAAATTTTATTTAATTCGAGAAGATGTACTACCACATGTTGTAGAAAAGGTGCTAGATGTAAAAGCAGCACTTAAAGAAGACCCCTCATTAACAGTTCAAGAAGCCGTCATACAGCATGATTGTTCGCGTAGTGCTTTTTATAAATATCGCGATACGATATTTCCATTAGAAGATGTGAAAAAAGATTTAGAAGCGTTTACTATTATTTTGTTTGTCAATGATAAAGTAGGGATTCTCGCACATATTCTTGAGAAGTTATCAGCACTTAAACTCTCAGTGTTGACGATTCATCAAAGTGTACCTATTGATCAAAAGGCATCTATTACTTTATCGTTAAATGCCAGTCAAGCCGCTTTAAATGCGTATGAAATTATTAATGAGTTGCGGCAAATGGATTATGTCTATAATGTTGATATTATTGGTATGAATATGTAA